TGCCGTCGACGCCGCGCCCGTCGGCGAAGTCGTGCAGCACGCGGTGCTCGCCGAGGGAGCCGTCGGCGGCGATCGGGTAGGCGCGCAACTGGCGCCGCTGATCGCGCCGGTGCGGGCTCTCGGCCACGTACAACTCGCTCTCGTCGGCGTTCAGCAGGACGCCGTTGGGCCGGTTGGTGTCGAAGGTGACGCGCCGCGCCGTGCCGCCCGGCGTGCCGGACGGCATGCCGGCGGGATCGACGCAGTACACCGACTCGTGGTCGAGCTGCATGGGGCGGCCGCCGTAGTTGGGGTCGCTGAACCAGATGCGCCCGCTCTCCGCCTGGGCGAGATCGTTGGGCTCGTTGAACTGCTTGCCCTCGAAGCGGTCGGCGATCACCTCGGCGGGCGCATCGGCGACGTAGCGCACCACGCGCCGCCCGCCGCCCTCACACGCCAGCAGGCCGCCGCCGGGGGCGCGCAGCAGGCCGTTGGCGCGCTGCGTGCCCTCGCGCCACACCACCCGCTCGCCGCTGGCGGGATCGTAGCGCCAGGTGCGGTTGGCGTATATCTCGGAGTAGAACAGGTAGCGGCCGTCCCACACCGGTCCCTCGGTGATGAATTCGTGGTGGTGGATCAACTCCCACTGCCAGCCCATCAGCCGTTCTCCCGTCCGGGCATGGTCACCGCGGCGGCGCGGCGCTGCACCATCTCCCCCTCCATCGCCTGCGGGTAGCGCGCCGCCGGCTCGCTCACCTCGGTGAGCGCGTCGCGCAGCGCCGGATCGAGACG
The sequence above is drawn from the Spirochaetaceae bacterium genome and encodes:
- a CDS encoding SMP-30/gluconolactonase/LRE family protein, translating into MGWQWELIHHHEFITEGPVWDGRYLFYSEIYANRTWRYDPASGERVVWREGTQRANGLLRAPGGGLLACEGGGRRVVRYVADAPAEVIADRFEGKQFNEPNDLAQAESGRIWFSDPNYGGRPMQLDHESVYCVDPAGMPSGTPGGTARRVTFDTNRPNGVLLNADESELYVAESPHRRDQRRQLRAYPIAADGSLGEHRVLHDFADGRGVDGMTRTTDGLIVATAGHRERGPGPMIYVFEPSGRVVSTHPAPTDKPTNCTFAEAGLGVLYVTFSGGELYRVAGTGLGGAV